One Rhizobium leguminosarum genomic region harbors:
- a CDS encoding IS5-like element ISRm33 family transposase has product MPFKHNAARRHRIGRMKFKVTNWPEYEAGLRRRGSLTLWLTPEALAMWLAPRRTTRGGQPRYSDLAIETALTLGLVFGLRLRQVEGLLGSVLPLMGLALAVPDHTTLSRRARTGQSPNKAHDLQGRPDGPVHILVDSTGLQVYGAGQWLEEKHGARSRRGWRKLHVALDADSSEIIAHTMTDQDAGDASQVEPLLNQIDGRIGQFTADGAYDGKPTYDAVTDHSAAAVIVIPPRANATEPAGDQSPGQRDQQIAAISRDGRMKWQASTGYGKRSLVETAIGRYKSIIGRRLRARSFHAQQTEVAIGCAALNRMLACARPKSIRRNGPTT; this is encoded by the coding sequence ATGCCTTTCAAACATAACGCCGCCCGCCGCCATCGCATCGGCAGGATGAAATTCAAGGTGACGAACTGGCCGGAATATGAGGCGGGGTTACGGCGACGTGGCAGCTTGACCCTGTGGCTGACACCGGAGGCGCTTGCCATGTGGCTTGCTCCACGCCGAACGACGCGTGGTGGCCAGCCTCGTTATTCCGATCTAGCCATCGAGACCGCCTTGACGCTGGGCCTGGTGTTCGGCTTGCGGCTGCGTCAGGTCGAAGGATTATTAGGATCGGTGCTGCCCTTGATGGGCTTGGCGCTCGCTGTCCCCGATCATACCACCCTGAGCCGTCGGGCGCGAACAGGGCAATCGCCCAACAAGGCGCATGACCTCCAGGGTCGACCGGACGGGCCAGTGCATATTCTTGTCGACAGCACTGGACTGCAGGTCTACGGCGCGGGCCAATGGTTGGAGGAGAAGCATGGCGCCAGATCCCGCCGTGGTTGGCGAAAGCTGCATGTGGCACTGGATGCCGATAGCAGCGAGATCATTGCACATACGATGACCGACCAGGACGCGGGCGACGCATCGCAGGTGGAGCCGTTGCTCAACCAGATCGATGGTCGGATCGGGCAGTTCACAGCCGACGGCGCCTATGACGGGAAGCCCACCTACGACGCGGTCACCGACCACAGTGCGGCTGCCGTCATCGTCATTCCCCCGCGCGCCAACGCGACCGAACCAGCCGGCGATCAATCTCCCGGACAAAGGGATCAGCAGATCGCTGCAATCAGCAGAGACGGGCGAATGAAATGGCAGGCCTCCACCGGCTACGGCAAGCGCTCGCTGGTCGAGACTGCCATCGGCCGATACAAGTCCATCATCGGGCGGCGTCTGCGGGCTCGGTCGTTTCACGCTCAGCAGACGGAAGTGGCCATCGGCTGCGCCGCCCTCAATCGTATGCTTGCATGCGCACGCCCTAAATCCATCCGCCGCAATGGACCGACCACATAG
- a CDS encoding anti-sigma factor family protein, whose protein sequence is MSEAQRKGCPEWRVMLHGFVDGELDSAHAAQFEDHLATCAHCRAEMERVRAVREIIDQDGVKWRPPEALRSQVLSMLSFEQEAAAASLPPPRQAPVWRRALDFIRQWSFVPSLAVLAAGAILFVNAPSQTVLLQDQIMASHVRSMMADHLTDVLTSDQHTVKPWFNGKIDFSPPVSDLAKDGFPLVGGRVDYIGGRAVAALVYRRHGHVINLFIWPAASAAQTTTVHDGYNMTQWSDGELVFWAISDVAAGDLAEFEAFFRAAAQG, encoded by the coding sequence ATGAGTGAAGCCCAACGGAAAGGCTGCCCGGAATGGCGCGTCATGCTGCACGGCTTTGTCGATGGCGAGCTGGATTCCGCCCATGCAGCGCAATTCGAGGATCATCTCGCCACCTGCGCGCATTGCAGGGCGGAGATGGAAAGGGTCCGTGCCGTGAGAGAGATCATCGATCAGGATGGCGTCAAGTGGCGACCGCCGGAGGCCCTGCGTTCGCAGGTCCTGTCGATGTTGTCATTCGAACAGGAAGCGGCGGCGGCCAGCCTGCCCCCGCCACGCCAGGCGCCTGTCTGGCGCCGCGCCTTGGATTTCATTCGGCAATGGAGCTTCGTGCCTTCGCTCGCGGTTCTGGCGGCAGGCGCCATCCTATTTGTCAACGCGCCGTCGCAGACCGTGCTTTTGCAGGACCAGATCATGGCAAGCCATGTTAGGTCGATGATGGCCGATCATCTGACCGACGTGCTGACCTCGGATCAGCATACAGTAAAACCTTGGTTCAACGGCAAGATCGATTTTTCGCCACCGGTCAGCGATCTCGCCAAGGATGGCTTTCCGCTGGTCGGCGGACGTGTCGACTATATCGGTGGTCGCGCCGTTGCGGCGCTCGTCTACCGGCGCCATGGCCATGTCATCAACCTGTTCATCTGGCCGGCGGCATCGGCCGCGCAGACGACGACGGTGCATGACGGCTACAACATGACGCAATGGTCGGATGGCGAGCTCGTGTTCTGGGCGATTTCGGATGTCGCCGCGGGCGACCTGGCCGAGTTCGAGGCCTTCTTCAGGGCGGCGGCGCAAGGCTAG
- a CDS encoding RT0821/Lpp0805 family surface protein, which yields MAPASGHNMMSSAASERMVYHSMLSKLIQIAIVFPALMLTACSNTEPLQTSTVAPVAAAAVPITDQTVIAETVGRATIGSDPLAWANPSTGSAGVIEQVRPGTNNPNGCRDFVTSKQSLEGVTRFNGVACPSDGSWKINGSSGLH from the coding sequence ATGGCGCCCGCATCTGGTCACAATATGATGTCATCTGCAGCGTCCGAAAGGATGGTTTATCACTCAATGCTTTCAAAACTGATCCAGATTGCCATCGTGTTCCCTGCGCTGATGCTTACCGCTTGCTCAAACACCGAACCGCTCCAGACGTCCACAGTTGCTCCGGTTGCTGCGGCGGCAGTTCCGATCACTGACCAAACGGTGATCGCCGAAACCGTGGGACGGGCGACGATCGGTTCTGATCCGCTAGCGTGGGCCAACCCGTCAACTGGCAGCGCCGGGGTGATCGAGCAGGTCCGGCCGGGTACAAACAATCCAAATGGATGCCGCGACTTCGTCACAAGCAAGCAAAGTCTCGAGGGCGTGACTCGGTTCAATGGTGTCGCTTGTCCATCAGATGGATCTTGGAAGATAAACGGCTCGTCTGGCTTGCATTAG
- a CDS encoding LysR family transcriptional regulator codes for MRFKGLDLNLLVALNALMTERRLTAAARSINLSQPAMSAAIGRLRAYFNDELFVMQQRKLVFTPRAEALAPAVRDALLHIKSSILAWDPLVPAESDRRFRIILSDFMALVFFEKVIKRVAREAPGVSFELLSLDDDPDELLRSGDVDFLILPDLFMLAAHPKAKLFDEKLVCVGCPTNQQLRGKLSLEQFMSIGHVAAKFGRTLKPSVEQWLLLEHGFKRRIDIVVPGFNLIPSLLLGTNRIATLPLRLVRHFEPTIRLQIVDHPLPSLWFTEAVQWPLLHNSDPGSIWMREIMFQEVSRMEAPAESSADIDTPMFDSVAAEWCAA; via the coding sequence ATGCGTTTTAAGGGCCTGGACCTAAATCTTCTCGTCGCTCTCAATGCTTTGATGACAGAGCGAAGGCTCACGGCAGCAGCGCGCAGCATTAACCTCAGTCAACCGGCCATGAGCGCAGCCATTGGCAGGCTTCGCGCCTATTTCAACGACGAGCTATTTGTGATGCAGCAACGCAAGCTCGTCTTCACGCCGCGAGCCGAAGCGCTTGCCCCTGCAGTTCGCGATGCTCTTCTGCATATTAAGTCTTCTATCCTTGCTTGGGACCCACTAGTTCCGGCAGAGTCGGACCGGCGTTTCAGGATCATCCTTTCCGATTTCATGGCACTCGTATTCTTCGAAAAGGTCATAAAGCGGGTGGCGCGCGAAGCACCCGGCGTCAGCTTCGAGTTGCTCTCCCTCGATGATGATCCGGACGAACTTCTCCGCAGTGGCGATGTGGATTTCTTGATCCTTCCAGATTTGTTCATGTTAGCCGCCCATCCCAAGGCTAAGCTGTTTGACGAGAAACTGGTATGTGTCGGCTGCCCTACCAACCAGCAGCTGCGAGGAAAGCTTTCCCTTGAGCAATTCATGTCCATCGGACATGTTGCGGCCAAGTTCGGTCGGACGCTGAAGCCATCCGTTGAACAATGGCTGTTGCTTGAGCACGGTTTTAAGCGGCGTATCGATATCGTGGTGCCCGGCTTCAACTTAATCCCATCATTGCTATTGGGGACAAACCGAATAGCAACGCTGCCCTTGCGGCTCGTCAGACATTTCGAACCCACCATCCGCCTCCAGATCGTCGATCATCCGCTGCCTTCCCTCTGGTTCACGGAGGCTGTGCAGTGGCCCTTGCTTCACAATTCCGACCCCGGAAGCATCTGGATGCGCGAGATAATGTTCCAGGAGGTTTCGCGCATGGAGGCCCCGGCGGAAAGCTCGGCAGACATCGACACGCCTATGTTTGACAGCGTCGCTGCCGAATGGTGTGCAGCTTGA
- a CDS encoding ISAzo13-like element transposase-related protein — MVRVETNTGLKVECALDTRTYHKGVKVSDAQMAKLNISGDAFHPEWNYTITPRNV, encoded by the coding sequence GTGGTACGCGTGGAAACCAACACCGGCCTCAAGGTCGAATGTGCCCTCGACACCCGCACCTACCACAAAGGCGTCAAGGTCTCCGATGCCCAGATGGCAAAACTCAACATCAGCGGTGACGCTTTCCATCCAGAGTGGAACTACACCATCACCCCAAGAAACGTGTAG
- a CDS encoding IS5 family transposase, which translates to MAWTPFTRRHHDRSRMRYASDLTDREWSLIDPFMPRQPRLGRRRKTSLRAVMDAIFYLLQSGCQWALLPHDFPPKSTVYHYFKRFCRDGTWRRIHDALYCRTRQLEGREEQPSFAIIDSQSVKTGLDARSDIGYDAGKKIKGRKRHILVDTLGMLLKAEVHSAGIQDRDGAALVFDKLANRFPFIEKICGDGGYQGPTVEETSPRPMEIIKRNQAGFQMLPKRWIVERTLAWLGINRRMAKDFERFSATSLAFIQTAMIKLMTRRLARYPLS; encoded by the coding sequence ATGGCCTGGACACCCTTCACCCGGCGTCATCATGACAGAAGCCGCATGCGCTACGCAAGCGATCTGACTGACCGTGAGTGGAGCTTGATCGACCCCTTCATGCCAAGGCAGCCCCGACTTGGCCGCAGACGCAAGACGTCCCTTCGGGCGGTGATGGACGCGATTTTTTATCTGCTGCAGTCGGGCTGCCAATGGGCATTGCTACCGCATGATTTTCCACCGAAGAGTACGGTCTATCATTATTTCAAGCGGTTCTGCCGGGACGGGACGTGGCGTCGTATTCATGACGCGCTCTATTGCCGAACGCGGCAGCTTGAGGGGCGCGAAGAGCAGCCATCATTTGCCATCATCGATAGCCAGTCGGTGAAGACAGGCCTGGACGCCCGTTCTGATATCGGCTATGACGCGGGCAAAAAGATCAAGGGTCGCAAGCGGCACATTCTGGTCGATACCCTGGGCATGCTTCTGAAAGCAGAGGTCCACTCGGCGGGCATTCAGGATCGCGACGGAGCGGCACTTGTCTTCGACAAGCTGGCCAACCGCTTTCCATTCATCGAAAAAATCTGCGGCGATGGCGGCTATCAGGGCCCAACGGTCGAAGAGACAAGCCCGCGACCGATGGAGATTATCAAACGCAATCAAGCCGGTTTCCAGATGCTGCCGAAGCGATGGATCGTCGAACGAACGCTGGCTTGGCTCGGCATAAACCGCCGAATGGCAAAGGATTTCGAGCGCTTCTCAGCCACAAGCCTCGCCTTCATCCAAACCGCAATGATCAAGCTCATGACCAGAAGGCTCGCTCGATATCCCCTTTCTTGA
- a CDS encoding IS5 family transposase, with amino-acid sequence MPHKHNAARRHHIGKMKFKVTNWAEYEAALRRRGSLTVWITPEALIGWAAPRRRTRGGQPLYSDLAIETTLMLGMVFGLRLRQSEGLLSSVLDMMGLDLPVPDHTTLSRRARTWKPLSKSNDRQPVADGPVHVLIDSTGLKVYGAGQWLEEKHGVKSRRSWRKLHLAVDADSGEIIAHSLTDQETGDASQLEPLLDQIDDEIDQFTADGAYDGYPTYDAVLRHSAGARVVIPPRSNAVERPNVQASCQRDDHISSMQADGRLKWQTSTGYGKRALIETAMGRYKGIIGPRLHARSFRSQQTEAAIGVTILNPMLACGRPKSVRCEAPTAATK; translated from the coding sequence ATGCCGCACAAACATAACGCCGCCCGCCGCCATCACATCGGAAAAATGAAGTTCAAAGTGACGAACTGGGCGGAGTATGAGGCGGCGCTTCGCCGCCGTGGCAGTTTGACCGTTTGGATAACGCCGGAAGCTTTGATCGGTTGGGCTGCCCCACGTCGCAGGACGCGTGGTGGCCAGCCTCTCTATTCGGATCTGGCGATCGAAACTACTCTGATGCTGGGCATGGTGTTTGGGCTGCGTTTGCGCCAGAGCGAAGGGCTTTTGAGTTCGGTGCTCGACATGATGGGATTGGATCTGCCTGTGCCCGATCACACCACGTTGAGCCGGAGGGCCAGAACCTGGAAGCCATTGAGCAAAAGCAATGACCGCCAACCTGTGGCGGACGGGCCGGTTCACGTCTTGATCGATAGCACGGGATTGAAGGTCTATGGCGCGGGCCAATGGCTGGAAGAAAAACACGGCGTAAAGTCCCGGCGCAGCTGGCGAAAGCTGCATCTGGCTGTTGATGCCGACAGTGGCGAGATCATTGCACATAGTCTGACAGATCAGGAAACCGGCGATGCCTCGCAGCTGGAGCCGTTGCTGGATCAGATCGACGATGAGATCGACCAGTTCACTGCCGATGGAGCCTATGATGGCTATCCAACCTACGACGCAGTTCTCCGTCACAGCGCAGGCGCAAGGGTCGTCATTCCACCGCGCTCGAACGCGGTTGAACGGCCCAACGTCCAAGCATCCTGCCAGAGAGACGACCACATATCATCCATGCAGGCAGATGGCCGGCTGAAATGGCAGACGTCCACCGGCTATGGCAAACGGGCGCTGATCGAAACGGCGATGGGCAGATACAAGGGCATCATCGGGCCGCGTTTGCACGCTCGTTCATTCCGGTCGCAGCAGACAGAGGCTGCGATCGGGGTCACCATACTGAACCCAATGCTCGCCTGCGGACGCCCGAAATCCGTTCGTTGCGAGGCACCGACGGCAGCAACGAAATAA
- a CDS encoding TetR/AcrR family transcriptional regulator, producing the protein MVQKTNDLSPAGEFSRQSIIREARLLFSSGYSSASIDRILLKLNLTKGSFYHHFEDKKALFKAVVAEVQQDVATNAELAGKGAESAEKELTAICRSFYSQLQRGDVMRIICRDAGSILTSEECGQIDEQYMGAVLGRAIRRAQQEKLLSEELSPDALIRIITGAIYQTLEWGWDDETGQRVADGEKLLLQMLHALMRR; encoded by the coding sequence ATGGTTCAGAAGACGAACGATCTTTCACCCGCTGGCGAGTTCTCGAGGCAGTCGATCATTCGAGAGGCTCGGCTCCTGTTTTCCAGTGGGTATTCGTCCGCCAGTATCGACCGAATACTGCTGAAGCTGAACCTGACCAAGGGATCGTTCTACCACCACTTCGAGGACAAAAAAGCCTTGTTCAAGGCGGTTGTCGCAGAGGTTCAACAGGATGTTGCCACGAATGCAGAGCTCGCCGGCAAAGGAGCAGAATCGGCGGAGAAAGAGCTCACAGCCATCTGTCGCAGCTTCTATTCGCAGCTGCAGAGGGGCGACGTCATGCGGATCATCTGCAGAGATGCTGGCTCAATCCTGACCTCGGAAGAGTGCGGTCAGATCGATGAACAATATATGGGAGCTGTCCTCGGCCGCGCGATTAGGCGCGCGCAACAGGAAAAACTGCTGTCTGAGGAGCTCAGCCCCGATGCGCTGATACGCATAATCACAGGCGCCATCTACCAGACGCTCGAGTGGGGATGGGATGACGAGACCGGCCAACGGGTTGCTGACGGAGAAAAGCTTCTACTTCAGATGTTACACGCGCTAATGCGCCGTTGA
- a CDS encoding FAD/NAD(P)-binding protein, with protein sequence MFHSRRGQTQRANIFGHNIAIIGGGPTALYFLKHVVDAPLENTVLTFFSSAEQLGPGMPYSPSWVAKEHLANIACEEIPDLEQSPHEWLASQPDGWLADHNIRRAQIGPSFIPTRWVLGEYLNAQFTALAARAASHGIAVQYLNTVKVKDIEAIGDRRFGVIFEGVGGFDAQRLDFDKVVIATGHEWPSDPQPNTKFLTSPWPISRLTSTLAKSVGIIGSSLSAVDVCLTIARMNGEFIRDFDGRLEYVPDVLSRDLKIVLHSRRGLLPSLRFHFEYPRIQVHQYISEDEIRDHIAGNGGFLSLDFIFERSLKQAVAQKSVSLYAQIAHMDLEQFIGFMYERRQHHDQFGFLRQEYTTSFASLRNREPIFWKEILDDVAYTLNFYAKYLNKVDFDRTRNWLMPLVSHVVAFLPQQSCEQLLALNDAGHLTQATISGDWSTTEDGGHQISLSYIDPDTEAKISLNYDLIVDCRGQRPAAFEKFPFPSLARQGTVSPAKIGASRLTQGRSGQENALVGGVDVDDRFHTIGEGGEVNKSLFVLAAPHIHGLYPYHSGLPFCNEATKIVARALFDTKEAIQ encoded by the coding sequence ATGTTTCATTCCCGTCGTGGTCAAACCCAACGTGCAAATATCTTCGGTCACAATATAGCTATCATCGGCGGTGGACCCACCGCCTTGTACTTTCTCAAGCATGTCGTGGATGCGCCCCTCGAAAACACGGTTCTCACATTCTTTAGTTCGGCAGAGCAGCTCGGGCCTGGAATGCCCTACAGTCCCAGCTGGGTTGCCAAGGAGCATCTTGCCAATATCGCCTGCGAAGAGATTCCCGACCTTGAGCAGTCCCCCCACGAATGGCTGGCAAGTCAGCCAGATGGTTGGCTCGCGGATCACAACATTCGGCGGGCACAAATCGGCCCGAGCTTCATCCCGACCCGTTGGGTGCTTGGCGAATACCTTAACGCCCAATTTACCGCGCTTGCCGCGAGGGCCGCATCCCACGGCATTGCTGTCCAGTATCTGAACACCGTGAAGGTGAAGGATATTGAAGCAATTGGCGATCGACGTTTTGGGGTGATCTTTGAGGGGGTTGGGGGCTTCGATGCTCAGCGTCTCGATTTCGACAAGGTCGTGATTGCCACTGGTCATGAGTGGCCCTCGGACCCTCAGCCGAACACGAAGTTTCTGACATCGCCATGGCCAATTTCACGGCTCACGAGCACACTGGCGAAATCGGTTGGCATCATCGGCAGCTCACTATCCGCCGTCGATGTGTGCCTTACGATCGCCCGGATGAACGGCGAGTTTATCCGAGACTTTGACGGCAGGCTCGAATATGTCCCAGATGTTCTATCACGCGATCTCAAGATCGTATTGCATTCACGGCGCGGCCTCCTCCCGAGCTTGCGCTTCCATTTCGAATATCCGCGGATTCAAGTCCATCAATATATCAGTGAAGACGAAATTCGCGATCACATTGCTGGCAACGGTGGCTTCCTGTCGCTGGATTTCATTTTTGAGCGATCGCTGAAACAGGCCGTGGCACAAAAATCCGTGTCGCTTTACGCACAGATTGCGCACATGGATCTCGAGCAATTCATCGGCTTCATGTACGAGCGGCGACAACACCATGACCAGTTCGGCTTTCTGCGCCAAGAATACACGACATCCTTTGCGTCGCTTAGAAATAGAGAGCCAATATTTTGGAAGGAAATCCTGGACGACGTCGCCTACACGTTAAACTTCTATGCCAAATATTTGAATAAGGTCGACTTCGACCGCACGCGAAATTGGCTGATGCCGCTGGTCTCTCACGTCGTCGCTTTTCTTCCGCAACAGTCCTGCGAGCAGCTTTTAGCATTGAATGACGCCGGACACCTCACTCAAGCAACGATCAGCGGCGACTGGTCGACGACGGAAGATGGCGGCCACCAAATATCGCTGTCGTATATTGATCCGGATACCGAGGCCAAAATTTCCCTCAACTATGACCTCATCGTTGACTGCCGCGGGCAACGGCCGGCGGCCTTTGAGAAGTTTCCGTTTCCGTCCTTGGCGCGTCAGGGTACGGTTTCCCCCGCCAAGATTGGCGCCAGCCGGCTGACCCAAGGTCGGTCAGGTCAGGAAAACGCTCTGGTCGGCGGCGTTGATGTCGACGATCGATTCCATACGATCGGAGAAGGTGGGGAGGTCAACAAGTCTCTCTTCGTCCTCGCAGCACCTCATATCCATGGCCTCTACCCGTATCATTCCGGCCTTCCCTTCTGCAATGAAGCGACCAAAATTGTGGCGCGTGCCCTATTCGACACCAAGGAGGCAATCCAATGA